A stretch of the Schistocerca serialis cubense isolate TAMUIC-IGC-003099 chromosome 2, iqSchSeri2.2, whole genome shotgun sequence genome encodes the following:
- the LOC126457690 gene encoding uncharacterized protein LOC126457690 isoform X2 has product MKASLLLVAALVAVVEVYGQQEGTTTVSIGNEELSTGNITAENIFLGRSSYTEDDDDTICVAADNKFYLYANSLKLYSCYNQLPKVYVVKPKSQCKPYLSDCPRN; this is encoded by the exons CACTGGTAGCAGTGGTGGAGGTCTACGGACAACAAGAAGGGACGACCACCGTCAGCATCGGGAATGAGGAACTAAGCACCGGCAATATCACGGCTGAGAATATATTTCTGGGAAGGTCGTCCTACACGGAAGATGACGATGATACCATTTGTGTCGCAGCAGACAACAAGTTCTACTTGTATGCTAATTCCCTGAAGCTGTATTCTTGCTACAACCAGCTACCGAAAG TTTACGTGGTGAAACCAAAGAGTCAGTGTAAACCATACCTGTCAGATTGTCCCAGGAACTAG